The Pantoea nemavictus genome includes a region encoding these proteins:
- a CDS encoding MFS transporter, translated as MSDAAVLSNAQLNKRILSVIVFTFFCYLSVGLPLAVLPGFVHNQLGFSSFIAGLIISLQYFATLLSRPHSGRLADRFGPKRVVMMGLVFCGMSGVLSIIAALCSDVPMLSLALLAAGRLFLGVGESFSSTGSTLWGMNIVGPLQTARVISWNGVATYFAMAIGAPLGVLLNQWFGISGFAGLVAIMGVAGFWMASRKAGVNVTAGVRIPFHRVVSRVWMFGLALGFGTIGFGVISTFITLYFASRDWSGAAFALTLFSLGFVIVRLGFGRYITRFGGLKVALVSFVLECAGLLLIWQADSVWLVDLGAFLTGGGFSLVFPALGVEAVKRVQQQDQGSALGTYSAFLDLGLGLTGPVAGLLIGHWGMQSVYLAAALMVLGAFALTLRLQLQHGRQAAVQTSY; from the coding sequence ATGTCTGACGCCGCTGTACTGAGTAACGCTCAGTTAAATAAACGTATTCTCTCCGTCATTGTCTTTACCTTCTTTTGCTACCTTTCGGTGGGGTTGCCGCTCGCGGTGCTGCCGGGATTTGTGCATAACCAGCTTGGATTCAGCTCATTCATCGCCGGATTAATCATCAGTCTGCAATACTTCGCCACGCTACTCAGTCGCCCGCACTCCGGTCGTCTGGCGGATCGCTTTGGTCCAAAGCGCGTGGTGATGATGGGATTGGTGTTCTGCGGTATGAGCGGCGTGTTGTCGATTATCGCCGCCCTGTGCAGCGATGTGCCGATGCTGAGCCTGGCGCTGCTGGCGGCGGGGCGGCTGTTCCTCGGCGTGGGCGAAAGCTTCAGCAGCACCGGCTCCACGTTGTGGGGTATGAATATTGTCGGCCCGCTGCAAACCGCGCGCGTCATCTCGTGGAACGGCGTTGCCACCTATTTCGCCATGGCGATCGGTGCGCCGCTCGGCGTGCTGCTTAATCAGTGGTTCGGCATCAGCGGCTTTGCCGGTTTGGTGGCGATCATGGGCGTTGCGGGCTTCTGGATGGCGAGCCGCAAAGCGGGCGTCAACGTCACCGCGGGCGTGCGTATTCCGTTTCATCGCGTGGTCAGCCGCGTGTGGATGTTTGGTCTGGCGCTGGGATTTGGCACCATCGGTTTCGGCGTCATCTCCACCTTTATCACCCTCTATTTTGCCAGTCGCGACTGGAGCGGGGCGGCGTTCGCGCTCACCTTGTTCAGCCTCGGTTTTGTGATCGTGCGCCTCGGTTTTGGTCGCTACATCACCCGTTTTGGTGGCCTGAAAGTGGCGCTGGTGTCGTTCGTACTGGAGTGCGCCGGATTACTGCTGATTTGGCAAGCCGATAGCGTGTGGCTGGTAGATTTAGGGGCATTCCTCACCGGCGGCGGTTTCTCGCTGGTGTTCCCGGCGCTCGGCGTCGAAGCGGTGAAACGGGTGCAGCAGCAGGATCAAGGTTCGGCGCTTGGCACCTATTCAGCCTTTCTCGATTTAGGGCTGGGATTAACCGGGCCGGTAGCGGGTTTATTGATTGGACATTGGGGCATGCAGTCGGTCTATCTGGCGGCGGCGCTGATGGTGCTGGGCGCGTTTGCTCTGACGCTGCGTCTGCAACTGCAGCACGGCCGCCAGGCAGCCGTGCAAACGAGTTATTAA